In Halomarina salina, one DNA window encodes the following:
- a CDS encoding TMEM175 family protein — MATDDYRPDTRRLAALSDGVFAIAITILVLSIDLPSGSDAGPVTVEMVAREWRDAVSYVLSFLVVGNFWTEHRHVFDHATHHTRDVEWLNILFLMAIAFLPFPTSLLGDYGGLVPVVFYAAVMTTTGLLLYALWWVVARNEAFFEEELAPERVRYDRLRFLLYPSVFGVSIPVALFVSLDLVYVCWGSLFVLTPLLQRRLLADGGETLPGGR, encoded by the coding sequence CCCGACGACTCGCAGCCCTGAGCGACGGCGTGTTCGCCATCGCCATCACGATACTCGTCCTGAGTATCGACCTCCCGTCCGGCTCGGACGCGGGCCCGGTGACGGTCGAGATGGTCGCCCGCGAGTGGCGCGACGCGGTCAGCTACGTCCTCAGTTTCCTCGTCGTCGGTAACTTCTGGACCGAACACCGGCACGTCTTCGACCACGCTACGCACCACACGCGCGACGTCGAGTGGCTCAACATCCTGTTCCTCATGGCGATCGCCTTCCTCCCGTTTCCGACGTCGCTGCTGGGCGACTACGGCGGGCTGGTGCCGGTCGTGTTCTACGCTGCGGTGATGACGACGACGGGACTCCTCCTCTACGCGCTCTGGTGGGTCGTCGCCCGCAACGAGGCGTTCTTCGAGGAGGAGCTGGCCCCCGAACGCGTCCGCTACGACAGGCTCCGCTTCCTCCTCTACCCGTCCGTGTTCGGCGTCTCCATCCCGGTGGCGCTGTTCGTCTCGCTGGACCTCGTCTACGTCTGCTGGGGGTCGCTGTTCGTGTTGACGCCGCTGTTACAGCGCCGACTGCTCGCAGACGGCGGTGAGACGCTCCCGGGCGGGCGATAA